Proteins co-encoded in one Bubalus bubalis isolate 160015118507 breed Murrah chromosome 7, NDDB_SH_1, whole genome shotgun sequence genomic window:
- the LRRC66 gene encoding leucine-rich repeat-containing protein 66: protein MKNLCFRVITMVIGLYFTGTMTNPSRKSSILFNSKCQWNGYLTTNCSFAGKHEMPVDISQIAPTVDDSSNFLRVLLQTHMKKEEWNIKHLDLSNNLISKITLSSLEHFHALETLNLSNNAIHSVLLDLPSFKSSWVKHHRGSLRNRLPFLKLLTLQRNKLSNIPKGLWKLKSLQSLDLSFNRISQIGLSDFHNCLQLENLHLKSNRISRIHPEAFKDLKKLQMVDLSNNALTAILPVVIMALELPHLEADLADNPWQCDYSLAVFQNVISESWRKRWNAVCNESIGKEDAHWWTPTSRMSRETHLPHTDLKHIKTLIRSKAERAQEVRFSMLEKDTAGSDVGDRPRELPKRVRRAEDVRAAGRKADSSQDLVLAVCLSVFITFFVAFCLGAFARPYVDRLWQQRCQKKGPGSASRNEYSNQAFYDEIEGAVNLQQPRMDLPQTFHHLNLYENQAPRTAVVPARTVAPSRREASGRQDREQCGVSTGAGSGKDTVPPNHSAARRVLYGPPNAHDTQLTSVGWDHIYRNDVPGEGNYDTMARQASLSERSVGIPAVAAGIQTSPSSVCKDSDKLGPPCPRETTVPLSQRPAHTQAPSTGEERGGVPPYFSKEFSKENGQSAQQQRLQGAGAEGQPPAHYEAATLSDLGDPSPLGGPPGYRGDLPVTPAYQEPVQNHTPDAHYEVDSDSDSEEGSLFTLSSTSSEDWRNVAEEEAGGEQSWRAREPRGDQVSCERRDSVKPLESPEDNIAFQKTLRKCENQEDHFGKTVTSDPESHLCQTHLESASNTNNYEDPLPRSSGSSSSSEEVPSMSIYNYISALQPSAVEWQYSLRDLEFANVDALPQTPPCSAKVPSDPDKCLS, encoded by the exons ATGAAAAACCTGTGTTTCAGAGTGATTACCATGGTTATAGGTCTTTATTTTACTGGCACAATGACAAACCCATCAAGAAAAAGCAGCATTTTATTCAATTCCAAGTGCCAATGGAATGGATATCTTACAACAAATTGCTCTTTTGCTGGAAAGCATGAAATGCCCGTGGACATATCACAGATAGCACCCACAGTGGATGACAGTTCCAATTTCTTGAGGGTTCTCTTACAAACTCACATGAAAAAAGAAGAGTGGAACATAAAACACCTGGACCTTAGTAACAATCTCATATCAAAAATAACCTTAAGCTCTCTTGAACATTTTCATGCTTTGGAAACATTAAACCTCAGCAACAATGCCATTCACTCAGTATTATTGGATCTACCCAGTTTTAAGTCCTCATGGGTGAAACACCACAGAGGCAGCTTGAGAAATCGGCTTCCATTTCTCAAGTTGCTTACTCTTCAACGAAATAAACTCAGCAACATTCCCAAGG gACTATGGAAACTGAAGTCATTGCAGAGTTTGGATCTGTCATTCAACAGGATATCGCAAATTGGTTTGTCTGATTTTCATAACTGCCTGCAACTGGAAAACCTCCATTTAAAGAGCAACAGGATATCCAGAATTCATCCAGAAGCCTTCAAGGACCTAAAAAAATTACAG ATGGTAGACCTCAGCAACAATGCGCTGACAGCCATTCTGCCAGTGGTAATCATGGCCCTAGAACTTCCCCACCTGGAGGCTGACCTGGCTGATAACCCATGGCAGTGTGACTACAGCCTGGCAGTCTTCCAAAATGTTATTTCTGAGTCCTGGAGGAAAAGGTGGAATGCTGTTTGCAATGAGTCCATAG GGAAGGAGGATGCACACTGGTGGACCCCCACAAGCAGAATGTCCAGAGAGACTCACCTTCCTCACACTGATTTGAAACATATAAAAACCCTCATACGGAGCAAAGCTGAGAGGGCCCAGGAAGTGCGCTTTTCTATGCTGGAGAAGGACACTGCAGGCTCTGATGTGGGTGACAGGCCGAGAGAGCTGCCAAAACGGGTTAGGAGGGCCGAGGATGTGCGCGCTGCTGGCAGAAAGGCAGACTCTTCCCAGGACCTGGTCCTGGCCGTCTGCCTGTCGGTGTTCATCACGTTCTTCGTGGCTTTCTGCCTGGGGGCTTTTGCGAGGCCTTATGTGGACAGACTGTGGCAACAGAGATGCCAGAAAAAAGGTCCAGGTTCAGCGTCAAGGAATGAGTATTCAAACCAGGCCTTCTACGATGAAATCGAAGGTGCAGTAAACCTACAGCAGCCGAGGATGGATCTGCCCCAAACTTTCCACCATCTAAACCTCTATGAGAACCAAGCCCCACGCACCGCTGTGGTTCCAGCAAGAACGGTGGCACCGAGCAGAAGGGAGGCTAGCGGCCGGCAGGACAGGGAACAATGCGGGGTCTCCACTGGGGCAGGAAGTGGGAAAGATACGGTTCCCCCAAATCACAGTGCAGCCCGGCGCGTTCTCTACGGACCGCCAAATGCCCATGACACCCAACTCACATCGGTGGGATGGGACCACATCTACAGGAATGatgttcctggagaaggcaactaTGACACTATGGCCAGGCAAGCTTCCCTCAGTGAGCGTTCAGTGGGCATCCCTGCAGTGGCTGCCGGAATACAGACCAGCCCTAGCTCAGTCTGTAAGGATTCCGATAAACTAGGACCACCCTGCCCCAGAGAAACGACAGTGCCTCTCTCCCAAAgaccagcacacacacaagcGCCCAGcactggggaggagagaggaggggtcCCTCCATACTTCTCTAAGGAGTTTTCTAAGGAGAATGGGCAGAGCGCACAGCAGCAGAGGCTCCAGGGCGCCGGTGCTGAGGGACAGCCTCCCGCCCACTACGAAGCGGCCACACTCAGTGACCTGGGAGACCCGTCCCCACTCGGCGGCCCTCCAGGATACCGTGGGGACCTGCCAGTGACTCCAGCTTACCAGGAGCCGGTGCAAAATCACACTCCTGATGCTCACTACGAGGTGGACTCTGACTCCGATTCTGAGGAAGGGTCTTTATTTACTCTGAGTTCAACAAGTTCAGAAGACTGGAGAAATGTGGCTGAAGAAGAGGCAGGTGGGGAGCAGAGCTGGAGAGCCAGGGAGCCCCGTGGGGACCAGGTCTCCTGTGAGAGGAGGGACAGTGTCAAGCCATTAGAGAGTCCTGAGGACAACATTGCCTTCCAGAAGACTTTGAGGAAATGTGAAAACCAGGAAGATCATTTTGGAAAAACTGTCACTTCTGACCCAGAATCTCATTTGTGCCAGACTCATCTGGAAAGTGCCTCTAACACCAATAATTATGAGGATCCCTTGCCCCGGTCATCAGGCAGCAGTTCTAGCAGTGAGGAGGTCCCAAGCATGTCCATTTACAATTACATCTCTGCTCTTCAACCCAGCGCGGTGGAGTGGCAGTACTCACTTAGAGACTTGGAATTTGCAAATGTGGATGCTTTACCACAAACACCACCGTGTTCTGCCAAAGTTCCCTCAGATCCTGACAAGTGTCTGTCgtga